The nucleotide sequence TTCAGGGTTTGTGATTCTAATGTTTGGTATTACAGGAGCGATTTATCTTAACTCCGTTACCTTCTTTATTTCAGCCTTTATTTTAGGAATGCTTATCCCCCTTAAAGAATTTACAGGAAAAAATAAAAGTGATATTAGAGTAGGTTTTAATAAAAATATTAAATCAATTATTCAGGAAATCCGTGATGGAGTAATAGTAATCTATAAGCACGAAAAATTGAGAACAATTGTAATGATCACAATGATGATGAATGTAGCATCTCTTGTAGGACCATTATATGTCGTTTACATAAATGATCACCTTCAGGAAGGAGCCGAAGCTTATGGAATTCTTCAAGCTGTAGGATTAATTGGCGGGGTTTCCGCTGGTATAGCCAACAGGTTTGTGAATAAAAAAATGAAACCCTCAATGCAGATCGTAGTTTTCTATTTTATTACTGGATGTCTATTTGCATTACTTGGCTGGATGAGTAGCATTCAGTTTGTATTACCCATAGTTTTTTTTCTGACTTTTTCATTATCGCTGGCAAGCATATCACTTTATTCAGTGACTATTTTATTAATCCCTGAGGAATATCGAGGAAGGATTTCTGCCACCATTCAAGCTTTAAGTGTAATGGTGATTCCAATCTCAAATATTCTAGGGGGGATATTTGCAGATATTATTGCTGTAGAAAATGTGTTTAAATTCGCCGGGGTTTGGGTTGTGTTCGTTAGTTATTTATGTTTTAGGAATAGAAACATCTATAATCATTCAGAAAATACAAATGAGGCTGCATCCCTTTAATAGAAATAACTTTATAAAAATACTTAAGTAAAGAGAGCAAGAGTTCTTAATCATAGTTTGAGGCGATATCCCGTTATTCGACTAAAGATGCAGTAATGTTGAACAAGGGTTAATGCGTTTTTACAGATGGGAGATTGTAGATGAAGAAGTTATTAGTCCCTATTTTTATTGTTTTTTTAACGATTGGTTATATCTATCAACAGAATCCTATGGTTACAGGAGAAGCTATAGTCCACTCAGTTGAACTTATGCAAAACCCATCAGAAGAATGGGTAGGTTCCATTTCCCCGATGGATTTGAATGAGTTAAAAGGACTACCACCTGATAACGTTAAAACAATACTTAATACAAGGGAGGGGCTTTGGTATAAACTCTTAAATAGAAAGCAATGGGAGGTCACAATAAAATTTAAAGGGAACGAACCAACTGTTGTTTTTGATGCAACTAC is from Mesobacillus boroniphilus and encodes:
- a CDS encoding MFS transporter; protein product: MKGNSKKTTRNVIVMITNDFIATVGNSIFSILVMWYIFEQSGSALYTAIAGSFIHITNFLIGPVAGVFVDRSKYPIRILSFALLTNAFLLLFLGFGIQIFSDWKALALLLVIMFLRDASYAFTTPAETKIIPNLVPEKQISTLYGYRTSSTQLSGLLGNALSGFVILMFGITGAIYLNSVTFFISAFILGMLIPLKEFTGKNKSDIRVGFNKNIKSIIQEIRDGVIVIYKHEKLRTIVMITMMMNVASLVGPLYVVYINDHLQEGAEAYGILQAVGLIGGVSAGIANRFVNKKMKPSMQIVVFYFITGCLFALLGWMSSIQFVLPIVFFLTFSLSLASISLYSVTILLIPEEYRGRISATIQALSVMVIPISNILGGIFADIIAVENVFKFAGVWVVFVSYLCFRNRNIYNHSENTNEAASL